A region of the Amycolatopsis sp. cg13 genome:
CGCGGCATGCGGTCGATGTGGAAGGGCTCGGTGTCCTTCGGGCTGGTCAGCATCCCGATCCAGCTGTACGCGGCGACCGAGAACAAGAACGTGTCGCTGCGCCAGGTGCACGTCGCCGACGGCGGGCGGATCCAGTACAAGCGGTTCTGCTCCATCGACGGCGAAGAGGTGCCCTACTCCGACATCGCCAAGGGGTACGAACTGCCCGACGGCGAGATGGTCGTGATCACCGACGCCGACCTCGCCGAACTGCCGCTGCCCACCCAGCGTTCGATCGACGTGCTCGAATTCGTGCCGCTGGAGTCGATCGACCCGATCCGGTTCGACCGCACCTACTACCTGGAGCCGCAGAAGAACGCGGTCAAGCCGTACATCGTGCTGCGCGACGCGCTGCAGAAGGCCAGCCACGTGGCGATCGCGAAGGTCGCGGTGCGCCAGCGGGAGAGCCTGGCGCTGCTGCGCGTCGTGGACGACGTGCTCGTGATGACCACGATGCTGTGGGCCGACGAGGTCCGGGTCCCGGATTTCCCGTTCCTGCGCGAGGACCCGCCGCAGGTCCGCCCGCAGGAGGTGACGATGGCCGGCTCGCTGATCGACTCGCTGTCCGAGCCGGTGTTCGAACCGGAGAAATACTCGGACTCCTACCGGGAAGCGCTCGAAGCGATGATCGAGGCGAAGGCGGGCGGCGGCGAGACGGTCGGCGCGCCGAAACAGGGGGAGAAGGCCGAGGTCGTCGACCTGATGGCGGCGCTGGAGGCGAGCGTGTCGGCGGCGAAGAAGACCCGCGGGCCCGCCAAGGAGACGAAAAAGGCCGCCGGCGAAGGCAAAACGGCGGCCAAGAAACCGGCCCGGCGGCCGAAAAGCGCCTGACCGGCGCGAAACCGCCGGTACCGCGCGGGCGAACCGCGGGCAAGGCTGTTCCACAGCGCGGAACAGTGAATTTTCTCCGCCGCCGTCCGGAAAATGCCGATCGTCACGCCCGGTGAGCACGCGCGCCCGACTTCACCGGATGGGGAGCCCGACACGCCGCCGGGTATCCTGCGACGGCGAGTTTTCCAGTGGTACCAAAGAGGAGTCCGGCCCCGGAGCACCTGGCGCCGGGGATTCGAAAACCTGAGCGGAAGGCGGCTGAGCATGGAGTGCGCGTTCTGCACGAGCGGCATCGACCACTGTCACGGAACCCTGGTGGTCCACCCGGACCGCGGGTTCGCCGAGTGCACCGACCCGTCCTGCCTGGACCTCGACCGGGTCCGGCACGGCCTGATCATCGACTGTCACACCCTCGACGCGGACTGCGCCTGCACCGGAGCGGGGAAACCCCTGCTGCGGCAGGCTTCCTGACCTCCGGCGATCCCAGGGGACGTCACGCTGCGCGGCCGGCGCATCTGTACCCGATCGGGTACCGGGTCGTGTACAAGCTGCTTGGCAGTGTGCTAACACTACCGGGGGTCCTTCGGCTCTCCCTCCCCCTCGGAGCCGGAGGACCCCTTTCAGCGCGCACGCCCCGGATCGCCCGGCAGCCGCTCAGTACCAGTGCGCCCGGCCGCCCACGCGACGGCCGGCGGCCCCGGCGATCGCCACCGCGGCTCCGGCCACGGCGAGGATGATCCCGACCGTCCACAGCACCGGGATGCCGAACACGAGCAGGATGATTCCGAGAGTGAGCACGAGGCGCTCTCCTTGAGGCAGGCGGGCGGCCGCCCGGCGGGTGCCGGGCAGCCGGTGCGCACTCCAGGAGGGTCGCCGCCGCGCACCGGGCGGAAACGGGGGCATCCGGCGCAGCCCCTGCTCCGTCCGGCGGAGTCCGGCGCTTCCGGCGTCAGTAGCGGTAATGGTCCAATTTGTACGGACCGTCCACATCCACGCCGATGTACTCGGCCTGTTCCTTGCTCAGCTTCGTCAACCGGACACCGAGCGCGTCCAGGTGCAGCCGCGCGACCTTCTCGTCAAGGTGCTTCGGCAGCCGGTACACGTCATTCGCGTAGTCGCCCGGCTTGGTGAACAGCTCGATCTGCGCGAGCACCTGGTTCGCGAACGAAGCGGACATCACGAACGACGGGTGCCCGGTCGCGTTGCCGAGGTTCATCAGCCTGCCCTCGGACAGCACGATGATCGCGTGCCCGTCCGGGAACCGCCACGTGTGCACCTGCGGTTTGACCTCGGTCTTGACGATGCCCGGGATCTTCGCCAGCCCGGCCATGTCGATCTCGTTGTCGAAGTGCCCGACGTTCGCGACGATCGCCTGGTGCTTCATCCGCGCCATCTGCGCGGCGGAAATGATGCCGAAGTTGCCGGTGGTGGTGAGGAAAATGTCGGCGCGCTCGACGACGTCGTCGAGTTCCACTACGTCGAGCCCGTCCATCGCGGCCTGCAGCGCACAGATCGGGTCGATCTCGGTCACCACGACGCGCGCGCCCTGTCCGCGCAGCGCCTCGACCGCGCCCTTGCCGACGTCGCCGTACCCGCACACGACCGCGTATTTTCCGCCGATCATCACGTCCGTGCCGCGGTTGAGGCCGTCCGGGAGCGAATGGCGGATTCCGTACTTGTTGTCGAACTTCGACTTGGTGACCGAGTCGTTGACGTTCATCGCCGGGAACAGCAGTTCGCCGCTGGCCGCGAGCTGGTAGAGCCGGTTCACGCCGGCCGTGGTCTCCTCGGTGACCCCGCGCATCGCGCCGGCGATCCGGGTGAACCGCCGCGGATCCTCGGCCAGGCTGGCGGTGAGGGTGCGCAGCAGGATCCGGTAGTCCTCCGGGTCGTCCTCGTGCGCGGCGGGCACCGCGCCGGCCTTCTCGAACTCGGCTCCCTTGTGGACGAGCAGGGTCGCGTCGCCGCCGTCGTCGAGGATCATGTTCGGCAGTGCGCCGCCGGGGAAACGGAACAGCTGATCGGTGCACCACCAGTATTCGTCGAGGGTTTCGCCCTTCCACGCGAAGACCGCGGTGCCCTCGGGGCGTTCCGGAGTCCCGTTTCGGCCGACGACGACGGCCGCGGCCGCCTCGTCCTGGGTGGAGAAGATGTTGCAGGACACCCAGCGCACCTCGGCGCCGAGCGCGACGAGCGTTTCGATCAGCACCGCGGTCTGCACGGTCATGTGCAGC
Encoded here:
- the ahcY gene encoding adenosylhomocysteinase encodes the protein MSPTLRTADGLEFAVADLSLAPAGRIQLDLAEHEMPGLMAIRREFAESQPLKGARIAGSLHMTVQTAVLIETLVALGAEVRWVSCNIFSTQDEAAAAVVVGRNGTPERPEGTAVFAWKGETLDEYWWCTDQLFRFPGGALPNMILDDGGDATLLVHKGAEFEKAGAVPAAHEDDPEDYRILLRTLTASLAEDPRRFTRIAGAMRGVTEETTAGVNRLYQLAASGELLFPAMNVNDSVTKSKFDNKYGIRHSLPDGLNRGTDVMIGGKYAVVCGYGDVGKGAVEALRGQGARVVVTEIDPICALQAAMDGLDVVELDDVVERADIFLTTTGNFGIISAAQMARMKHQAIVANVGHFDNEIDMAGLAKIPGIVKTEVKPQVHTWRFPDGHAIIVLSEGRLMNLGNATGHPSFVMSASFANQVLAQIELFTKPGDYANDVYRLPKHLDEKVARLHLDALGVRLTKLSKEQAEYIGVDVDGPYKLDHYRY
- a CDS encoding Ku protein, which encodes MRSMWKGSVSFGLVSIPIQLYAATENKNVSLRQVHVADGGRIQYKRFCSIDGEEVPYSDIAKGYELPDGEMVVITDADLAELPLPTQRSIDVLEFVPLESIDPIRFDRTYYLEPQKNAVKPYIVLRDALQKASHVAIAKVAVRQRESLALLRVVDDVLVMTTMLWADEVRVPDFPFLREDPPQVRPQEVTMAGSLIDSLSEPVFEPEKYSDSYREALEAMIEAKAGGGETVGAPKQGEKAEVVDLMAALEASVSAAKKTRGPAKETKKAAGEGKTAAKKPARRPKSA